A genomic region of Pseudomonas sp. KU43P contains the following coding sequences:
- a CDS encoding (2Fe-2S)-binding protein, translating to MELRINQQTYQVDAEADTPLLWVIRDDLGLTGTKYGCGLAQCGACSVLVDGNVVRACVTPVAGVVGREVTTIEAIEADAVGKRVVAAWVEHQVAQCGYCQSGQVMAATALLKHTARPSDEQIAAAMVNLCRCGTYNAIHAAVHELAQGEKA from the coding sequence ATGGAACTTCGCATCAACCAGCAGACCTACCAGGTCGACGCTGAAGCTGACACGCCCCTGCTGTGGGTGATCCGCGACGACCTGGGCCTGACCGGTACCAAATACGGCTGCGGCCTGGCCCAGTGCGGCGCCTGTTCGGTGCTGGTGGATGGCAACGTGGTGCGCGCCTGTGTGACCCCGGTGGCCGGAGTGGTCGGGCGCGAGGTGACCACCATCGAGGCCATCGAGGCCGATGCGGTGGGCAAGCGTGTGGTCGCCGCTTGGGTCGAACACCAGGTGGCCCAGTGCGGTTATTGCCAGTCCGGCCAAGTGATGGCAGCCACCGCTCTGCTCAAGCACACCGCCAGGCCCAGCGATGAGCAGATCGCGGCGGCGATGGTCAACCTGTGCCGCTGCGGCACCTACAACGCCATCCACGCCGCCGTGCACGAACTTGCCCAAGGGGAGAAGGCCTGA
- a CDS encoding c-type cytochrome, whose translation MTQRRLATTLGWLALPCLLVAGLLAWYVTREPATPFAAEQAAKPDPALVSRGEYVARLSDCVACHSLPGGKPFAGGLEMATPLGAIHATNVTPDHATGIGAYSLADFDRAVRHGVAPGGKRLYPAMPYPSYAKLSDDDVRALYAFFMNGVQPAQQANIPSDIPWPLNLRWPIALWNGLFAPTTPYAAKPGQEALWNRGAYIVQGPGHCGSCHTPRGLAFNEKALDEGGAPFLAGALLDGWYAPSLRNDHNTGLGRWDEAQIVQFLKTGRNQHAVVFGSMTEAFNNSTQFMADDDLAAIARYLKSLPGDAGRDGTPWQYQADATNERLNSPGGHTYVTRCATCHGLDGKGQSEWMPPLAGATSALAKEDASAINITLNGSQRIVAAGLPDAYRMPAFRELLSDQEIADVLSFVRSTWGNHGGAVDAQAVGKLRGHTDPASSSPIILHMR comes from the coding sequence ATGACCCAACGCCGATTGGCAACAACCCTGGGCTGGCTGGCGCTGCCGTGCCTGCTCGTCGCCGGCCTGCTGGCCTGGTACGTGACCCGTGAGCCGGCCACGCCGTTTGCTGCCGAACAGGCCGCCAAGCCGGACCCTGCGCTGGTCAGCCGCGGCGAGTACGTGGCCAGGCTCAGCGACTGCGTGGCCTGCCACAGCCTGCCCGGCGGCAAACCGTTCGCCGGCGGGCTCGAGATGGCCACCCCGCTGGGCGCCATCCATGCCACCAACGTGACCCCCGACCACGCCACCGGGATCGGCGCCTACAGCCTGGCCGATTTCGACCGGGCGGTACGCCACGGCGTCGCCCCGGGGGGCAAGCGCCTGTACCCGGCCATGCCCTACCCCTCCTACGCCAAGCTCAGCGACGACGATGTACGCGCTCTATATGCCTTTTTCATGAACGGCGTACAGCCCGCCCAGCAGGCCAACATCCCCAGCGACATTCCCTGGCCGTTGAACCTGCGCTGGCCCATCGCCCTGTGGAATGGCTTGTTCGCCCCCACCACGCCCTATGCCGCCAAGCCAGGGCAAGAGGCACTGTGGAACCGCGGCGCCTACATCGTCCAGGGCCCTGGCCACTGCGGAAGTTGCCATACCCCGCGTGGCCTGGCGTTCAACGAAAAAGCCCTGGACGAAGGCGGCGCGCCCTTCCTCGCCGGCGCCCTGCTCGACGGCTGGTACGCTCCCAGTCTGCGCAACGACCACAACACTGGCCTCGGCCGCTGGGACGAGGCGCAGATCGTGCAGTTCCTCAAGACCGGGCGTAACCAGCATGCGGTGGTGTTCGGCTCGATGACCGAGGCGTTCAACAACTCCACCCAGTTCATGGCCGATGACGACCTGGCCGCGATCGCCCGCTACCTCAAGTCGTTGCCCGGTGATGCCGGGCGCGACGGCACGCCCTGGCAGTACCAGGCCGATGCCACCAACGAACGCCTGAACAGCCCCGGCGGGCACACCTACGTAACCCGTTGCGCCACCTGCCATGGCCTGGACGGCAAAGGGCAGAGCGAATGGATGCCACCGCTGGCCGGCGCCACCTCGGCGCTGGCCAAGGAAGATGCCTCGGCGATCAACATCACCCTCAATGGCTCGCAGCGCATCGTCGCGGCGGGGTTGCCGGATGCCTACCGCATGCCGGCCTTCCGCGAGCTGCTGTCGGATCAGGAGATTGCCGATGTTCTGAGCTTCGTGCGCAGCACCTGGGGCAACCATGGCGGTGCTGTGGATGCACAGGCGGTCGGCAAGTTGCGCGGGCACACCGACCCTGCCAGCAGTAGCCCGATCATTCTGCATATGCGCTGA
- a CDS encoding LysR family transcriptional regulator: MDELRKIDLNLLLALHALLSEKHVTRAALRLHRSQPAVSHALAQLRAHFDDPLLIRQNGQMTLSARAQALAKPLQDALGSLNGLLATPRFEPAQAQRRFRLSLSDYSSRIILPPLVRHLRRMAPGVDLAISQASRETMLAQLLDGELDLALGIFPELPPDISVQTLFEDSFISVADRQVLPAKGGLTLEDWLARPHVLMAMRPDAHDEIERALAEHGLRRRIALALPHWSAAVEVLGGTDLVLTVAKRAVGPMQQHKALRQFTPPLPIPVLAYQQAWHARKDSDPGHRWLREAVWACSQPGA; the protein is encoded by the coding sequence ATGGATGAACTGCGCAAAATCGACCTTAACCTGCTGCTGGCCCTACATGCCCTGCTCAGCGAAAAGCACGTGACTCGCGCCGCGCTGCGCCTGCACCGCAGCCAACCGGCGGTGAGCCACGCCCTGGCGCAACTGCGCGCGCATTTCGATGACCCCCTGCTGATCCGCCAGAACGGCCAGATGACCCTGAGCGCGCGCGCCCAGGCCCTGGCCAAGCCCCTGCAGGATGCCCTGGGCAGCCTCAACGGCCTGCTCGCCACCCCGCGCTTCGAGCCGGCCCAGGCGCAACGGCGTTTTCGCCTGTCATTATCCGACTATTCCTCGCGCATCATCCTGCCGCCACTGGTGCGCCACCTGCGCCGGATGGCGCCAGGAGTCGACCTGGCCATCAGCCAGGCCAGCCGCGAGACCATGCTGGCGCAATTGCTTGATGGCGAACTCGACCTGGCCTTGGGCATCTTCCCCGAGCTGCCACCGGACATCAGCGTACAGACCCTTTTCGAAGACAGTTTCATCAGCGTGGCCGACCGCCAGGTATTGCCCGCCAAGGGTGGCCTGACGCTGGAGGACTGGCTGGCGCGCCCACATGTGCTGATGGCCATGCGCCCGGATGCCCACGACGAGATCGAACGTGCCTTGGCCGAGCACGGCCTGCGCCGGCGCATCGCACTGGCGCTGCCGCACTGGAGCGCGGCGGTGGAGGTGCTTGGCGGCACCGACCTGGTGTTGACGGTGGCCAAACGCGCCGTTGGCCCAATGCAGCAGCACAAGGCCCTGCGCCAGTTCACCCCACCCCTGCCCATTCCTGTCCTGGCCTACCAGCAGGCCTGGCATGCCAGGAAGGACAGCGACCCTGGCCACCGCTGGCTGCGCGAGGCAGTCTGGGCATGCAGCCAGCCCGGTGCATGA
- a CDS encoding PQQ-dependent sugar dehydrogenase, translating to MKPLNALPVLSVALLLSACGGDAEATQALGPDPQLPAPERGLLPSMKIAQPAQWGEHKPTVPEGYSITAIATELKIPRQSLVLPNGDILVAEGRGGNAAKLKPKDVIASQIKAKGNTQVKGGNRLTLLRDADGDGTYEVQTVFAENLNAPYGLAFADGKLYVANQDALVRFDYQDGQTRASGVPTKVTDLPGEINHHWTKSLTISADGRYLYVGIGSNSNITERGMEAEVDRAMVWQIDAQSGAHRPYATGLRNPTALAIQPGSGQLWAVVNERDELGPDLVPDYLTSVREGAFYGWPYSYWGQNVDERVKPQNPEKVAAAIKPDYSLGSHVAALGVDFSMPAMGERFADGVFVGEHGSWNRPNPVGYKVVFVPFANGKPAGDPVDFATGFRGEDGKTRGRPVGVTVDPRGALIIADDLANTVWRVTPNR from the coding sequence ATGAAGCCTTTGAACGCATTGCCCGTATTGAGCGTGGCGCTGTTGTTGAGCGCCTGTGGTGGTGACGCAGAGGCGACCCAGGCGCTTGGCCCGGATCCGCAGCTGCCGGCCCCGGAACGCGGCCTGCTGCCGAGCATGAAGATCGCCCAGCCGGCGCAGTGGGGCGAGCACAAGCCCACGGTGCCCGAGGGCTACAGCATCACGGCCATCGCCACCGAGCTGAAGATCCCGCGTCAGAGCCTGGTACTGCCCAACGGCGATATCCTGGTGGCAGAGGGGCGCGGCGGCAACGCCGCGAAGCTCAAGCCCAAGGATGTCATCGCCAGCCAGATCAAGGCCAAGGGCAATACCCAGGTCAAGGGCGGCAATCGCCTGACCCTGCTGCGCGACGCGGACGGCGATGGCACCTACGAGGTGCAGACGGTATTTGCCGAAAACCTCAACGCGCCCTATGGCCTGGCCTTTGCCGACGGCAAGCTGTACGTGGCGAACCAGGATGCGCTGGTGCGTTTCGACTACCAAGACGGCCAAACCCGGGCCAGCGGCGTGCCGACCAAGGTCACCGACCTGCCCGGTGAGATCAACCACCACTGGACCAAGTCGCTGACCATCAGCGCAGATGGCCGCTACCTGTACGTGGGCATCGGTTCCAACAGCAATATCACCGAGCGGGGCATGGAGGCCGAGGTCGACCGCGCCATGGTCTGGCAGATCGATGCCCAGAGCGGGGCGCACCGCCCCTATGCCACCGGGCTGCGCAATCCCACGGCACTGGCGATCCAGCCAGGTAGCGGGCAACTGTGGGCGGTGGTCAACGAACGTGACGAATTGGGCCCGGACCTGGTTCCGGATTACCTGACCTCGGTGCGCGAAGGCGCGTTCTATGGCTGGCCCTACAGCTATTGGGGGCAGAATGTCGATGAACGGGTGAAACCGCAGAATCCGGAGAAGGTGGCCGCTGCGATCAAGCCGGACTACAGCCTGGGTTCGCACGTGGCCGCGCTGGGCGTGGATTTCTCCATGCCGGCCATGGGCGAGCGGTTCGCCGACGGGGTGTTCGTGGGTGAGCACGGTAGCTGGAACCGGCCGAACCCGGTGGGCTACAAGGTGGTTTTCGTGCCGTTCGCCAACGGCAAGCCGGCCGGTGACCCGGTTGATTTCGCCACGGGTTTCCGGGGCGAAGACGGCAAGACCCGTGGCCGGCCTGTGGGCGTAACGGTCGACCCTCGCGGTGCCTTGATCATCGCCGATGACCTGGCGAACACAGTGTGGCGAGTAACGCCTAATCGCTGA
- a CDS encoding YeeE/YedE family protein, which yields MGLSATATPEPRRLGAPLIALALLLAGAWFLNLNAGFKQVLLLIVGAALGLTLYHAAFGFTSAWRVFINERRGAGLRAQMVMLTLAVLLFFPALAAGSLFGNPVTGLVAPAGVSVVFGAFIFGIGMQLGGGCASGTLFTVGGGNARMLVTLLFFIIGSVTATHHADWWFALPSFPATSIIQAWGVAPALLVSVAVFALIAWATVVLEKRRHGALQAPASSEQQGLRRFLRGPWPLLWGAIALALLNYATLALAGRPWGITSAFALWGAKTLSGFGVDVGSWPFWQAPANAKALASPLWQDITTVMDIGIVLGALLAAGLAGRFAPNLKIPLPSLIAAVIGGLLLGYGSRLAYGCNIGAYFSGIASGSVHGWLWLVAAYSGNLIGVRLRPLFFAGERQPVALTGC from the coding sequence ATGGGTCTCTCCGCAACCGCCACACCCGAACCGCGCCGCCTGGGCGCCCCCTTGATCGCCCTGGCCCTGTTGCTGGCCGGCGCCTGGTTCCTCAACCTCAATGCCGGCTTCAAGCAGGTATTGCTGCTGATCGTCGGCGCCGCTCTGGGCCTGACGCTGTACCACGCAGCCTTCGGCTTCACCTCCGCCTGGCGCGTGTTCATCAATGAACGACGCGGTGCCGGCCTGCGTGCGCAGATGGTCATGCTGACCCTGGCTGTGCTGCTGTTCTTCCCCGCGCTGGCGGCCGGCAGCCTGTTCGGCAACCCTGTTACCGGGCTGGTAGCTCCGGCCGGGGTTTCGGTGGTGTTCGGCGCCTTCATCTTCGGTATCGGCATGCAACTGGGTGGCGGGTGCGCGTCGGGGACGCTGTTCACCGTCGGGGGCGGCAATGCGCGGATGCTGGTGACCTTGCTGTTCTTCATCATCGGTTCGGTCACCGCCACGCACCATGCTGACTGGTGGTTCGCCCTGCCTTCGTTCCCGGCCACTTCGATCATTCAGGCCTGGGGCGTCGCTCCAGCGCTGCTGGTGAGCGTGGCCGTGTTCGCGCTTATCGCCTGGGCAACCGTGGTCCTGGAAAAACGCCGGCATGGCGCCCTGCAAGCCCCGGCGAGCAGTGAGCAGCAGGGCCTGCGCCGCTTCCTGCGCGGCCCGTGGCCCCTGCTGTGGGGTGCCATTGCCCTGGCCTTGCTCAACTATGCCACCCTGGCCCTGGCCGGGCGCCCGTGGGGCATCACCTCGGCGTTCGCCTTGTGGGGTGCCAAGACCCTTTCCGGTTTCGGCGTAGACGTCGGCAGCTGGCCGTTCTGGCAAGCGCCGGCCAACGCCAAGGCGCTGGCTTCGCCGCTGTGGCAGGACATCACCACGGTCATGGACATCGGCATCGTGCTCGGCGCCTTGCTGGCGGCGGGCCTGGCCGGCCGCTTCGCGCCAAACTTGAAGATTCCGCTGCCGTCGCTGATCGCCGCGGTGATCGGTGGCCTGCTGCTGGGTTACGGTTCGCGCCTGGCTTATGGCTGCAACATCGGCGCCTACTTCAGCGGCATTGCCTCGGGCAGCGTGCATGGCTGGCTGTGGCTGGTGGCTGCGTACAGCGGCAACCTGATCGGGGTACGCCTGCGCCCACTGTTCTTTGCCGGCGAGCGCCAGCCGGTAGCACTCACCGGCTGCTGA
- a CDS encoding DMT family transporter: MSNKTFLLGFLPLLMALLAGAVLPFQAAANAAVGRALGHWLWGAFTSLTVSSLVVIAALLIMRVPMPDLGKALQGPWWLWIGGVLGAFYVAAAAALIPRLGTAGFLVLVVAGQILTSVVVDHFGLMGVTGRPVSLARVAGVVLILAGVFLVQGTWTTSPAGNGAVIAKQPEG, encoded by the coding sequence ATGTCCAACAAAACCTTCCTTCTAGGCTTCCTCCCGCTGCTCATGGCCCTGCTCGCGGGTGCCGTGCTGCCATTCCAGGCTGCTGCCAACGCCGCCGTCGGCCGGGCGCTGGGGCACTGGCTGTGGGGCGCGTTCACATCGCTGACGGTCAGTTCCCTGGTGGTCATCGCGGCGCTGCTGATCATGCGGGTGCCCATGCCCGACCTGGGCAAGGCCCTGCAAGGCCCTTGGTGGCTATGGATCGGTGGTGTACTGGGGGCCTTCTACGTGGCCGCTGCCGCGGCATTGATCCCGCGCCTGGGTACCGCAGGCTTCCTGGTGCTGGTGGTGGCGGGGCAGATCCTCACCTCGGTGGTGGTCGACCATTTCGGGCTGATGGGCGTGACCGGCAGACCGGTCAGCCTGGCCAGAGTTGCCGGTGTCGTGTTGATTCTGGCTGGGGTGTTTCTCGTTCAGGGCACCTGGACGACGAGCCCGGCCGGTAACGGCGCAGTCATCGCCAAGCAGCCTGAAGGCTGA
- a CDS encoding OsmC domain/YcaO domain-containing protein: MEIKVNFLDNLRLEAKFDDFTVIADQPIRYKGDGSAPGPFDYFLASSALCAAYFVKLYCQTRDIPTENIRLSQNNIVDPENRYNQIFKIQVELPEDISEKDRQGILRSIDRCTVKKVVQTGPEFIIEEVDNLDADAQGLLMPVADTTTYIPGKDLPLEQTIANMSGILAGLGMKIEIASWRNIVPNVWSLHVRDAQSPMCFTNGKGSTKEAALASALGEFIERLNCNFFYNDQFWGEEIANAPFVHYPNEQWFKPGPKDALPAEILDAYCLEIYNPDDELRGSHLYDTNSGNTERGICSLPFVRQSDEQVVYFPSNLIENLFLSNGMSAGNTLAEAQVQCLSEIFERAVKREILEGELALPDVPQEVLAKYPGILAGIQELEEQGFPVLVKDASLGGEFPVMCVTLMNPRTGGVFASFGAHPSFEVALERSLTELLQGRSFEGLNDLPQPTFESHALTEPNNFVEHFIDSSGVVSWRFFSAKADFEFVEWDFSGHGEDSNSQEAATLFGILEGLGKEVYMAVYDNLGATACRILVPGYSEIYPVEDLIWDNTNRALGFRADILNLHSLDNRALRALLKRLDNCEVDDYTTITTLIGVEFDDNTVWGQLTILELKLLICLALKRFEDAKELVEAFLQFNDNTVERGLFYQALNVVLEVQLDDELEMQDYEANFRRMFGNPRMDAVLGSVDGSVRFHGLTPTSMKLEGLDRHLRLIESYKKLHAARAKAL, encoded by the coding sequence ATGGAAATCAAGGTCAATTTTCTCGACAACCTTCGTCTTGAAGCCAAGTTCGACGACTTCACGGTAATCGCCGACCAGCCGATCCGCTACAAAGGCGATGGCTCGGCGCCGGGTCCGTTCGACTATTTCCTTGCCTCGTCGGCCCTGTGCGCCGCGTACTTCGTCAAGCTGTACTGCCAGACCCGCGATATCCCTACTGAGAATATCCGCCTGTCGCAGAACAACATCGTCGACCCCGAGAATCGCTACAACCAGATCTTCAAGATCCAGGTCGAGCTGCCGGAAGACATTTCCGAGAAGGACCGCCAGGGCATCCTGCGTTCCATTGACCGCTGCACGGTCAAGAAAGTGGTGCAGACCGGCCCCGAGTTCATCATCGAGGAAGTCGACAACCTCGACGCCGATGCCCAGGGGCTGCTGATGCCGGTGGCCGACACCACCACCTACATCCCCGGCAAGGACCTGCCGCTGGAGCAGACTATTGCCAACATGTCCGGCATCCTCGCCGGGCTGGGCATGAAGATCGAAATTGCCTCGTGGCGCAACATCGTGCCCAACGTCTGGTCGTTGCACGTGCGCGACGCGCAATCGCCGATGTGCTTCACCAATGGCAAGGGTTCGACCAAGGAGGCCGCGTTGGCCTCGGCGCTGGGTGAGTTCATCGAGCGGCTGAACTGCAACTTCTTCTACAACGACCAGTTCTGGGGCGAGGAGATCGCCAACGCACCGTTCGTGCATTACCCCAACGAGCAATGGTTCAAGCCCGGCCCGAAAGACGCGCTGCCGGCCGAAATCCTTGACGCGTACTGCCTGGAAATCTACAACCCCGACGACGAACTGCGCGGCTCGCACCTGTACGACACCAACTCGGGCAACACCGAGCGCGGCATCTGCTCGCTGCCGTTCGTGCGCCAGTCCGACGAGCAGGTGGTGTACTTCCCGTCCAACCTGATCGAGAACCTGTTCCTGAGCAACGGCATGAGCGCTGGCAACACCCTGGCCGAAGCCCAGGTGCAGTGCCTGTCGGAAATCTTCGAGCGCGCGGTCAAGCGCGAAATCCTCGAAGGCGAACTGGCCTTGCCGGACGTGCCGCAGGAAGTGCTGGCCAAGTACCCGGGCATCCTCGCCGGTATCCAGGAGCTGGAAGAGCAGGGCTTCCCGGTGCTGGTCAAGGATGCCTCGCTGGGGGGGGAGTTCCCGGTGATGTGCGTGACCTTGATGAACCCGCGCACCGGCGGCGTGTTCGCCTCGTTCGGCGCGCACCCAAGCTTCGAGGTGGCGCTGGAGCGCAGCCTCACCGAACTGCTGCAGGGGCGCAGCTTCGAGGGCCTGAACGACCTGCCGCAACCAACCTTCGAAAGCCATGCACTGACCGAGCCGAACAACTTCGTCGAGCACTTCATCGACTCCAGCGGCGTGGTGTCGTGGCGCTTCTTCAGCGCCAAGGCCGACTTCGAGTTCGTCGAGTGGGATTTCTCCGGCCACGGCGAAGACTCCAACAGCCAGGAAGCCGCGACCCTTTTCGGTATCCTCGAGGGCCTGGGCAAGGAGGTGTACATGGCCGTGTACGACAACCTCGGCGCCACTGCCTGCCGCATCCTGGTGCCGGGCTACTCGGAGATCTACCCGGTCGAGGACTTGATCTGGGACAACACCAACCGCGCCCTGGGCTTTCGTGCCGACATCCTCAACCTGCACAGCCTCGACAACCGTGCCTTGCGCGCGCTGCTCAAGCGCCTGGACAACTGCGAGGTGGATGACTACACCACCATCACCACCCTGATCGGCGTCGAGTTCGACGACAACACTGTGTGGGGCCAGCTCACCATTCTTGAGCTGAAGCTGTTGATCTGCCTGGCCCTGAAGCGTTTCGAGGACGCCAAGGAGCTGGTCGAGGCGTTCCTGCAGTTCAACGACAACACCGTCGAGCGTGGCCTGTTCTATCAGGCCTTGAACGTGGTGCTGGAAGTGCAGCTCGACGACGAACTGGAGATGCAGGACTACGAGGCCAACTTCCGCCGCATGTTTGGCAACCCGCGAATGGATGCGGTGCTGGGCTCGGTGGACGGCAGCGTGCGCTTCCATGGCCTGACCCCGACTAGCATGAAGCTGGAAGGGCTGGACCGCCACCTGCGCCTGATCGAGAGCTACAAAAAGCTGCACGCCGCCCGCGCCAAGGCGCTCTGA
- a CDS encoding DUF2231 domain-containing protein codes for MTATEQTLYRCTPSPLHAILLAGTVPLFLGALLSDIAYFKSYQIQWSNFAAWLIAGGLVFCGLALLFALVNLVRAPHKAGRPTLYFLLLLVTWVLGLVNAFEHAKDAWAVMPAGLVLSLIVTVLACVAAWLGMSNLRSGGAA; via the coding sequence GTGACCGCTACTGAGCAAACCCTCTACCGATGCACGCCCAGCCCGCTGCATGCGATCCTGTTGGCCGGTACGGTGCCGCTGTTCCTCGGCGCCCTGTTGAGTGACATCGCCTACTTCAAGAGCTACCAGATCCAGTGGAGCAACTTCGCCGCCTGGCTGATCGCCGGTGGGCTGGTGTTCTGCGGGTTGGCGCTGCTGTTCGCACTGGTCAACCTGGTGCGCGCGCCGCACAAGGCAGGGCGGCCGACCCTGTATTTCCTGTTGCTGCTGGTGACCTGGGTGCTCGGGCTGGTCAACGCCTTCGAGCACGCCAAGGATGCCTGGGCAGTGATGCCGGCAGGCCTGGTGCTGTCACTGATCGTGACCGTGCTGGCCTGTGTGGCGGCCTGGCTGGGCATGAGCAACCTGCGCTCGGGAGGTGCCGCATGA
- a CDS encoding xanthine dehydrogenase family protein molybdopterin-binding subunit has translation MNAPFDNPASLLDLPVGAAVNLSRRRFLAGTAIGALVIGFGLPLGSGRVQAATATASERGTQVPAFLEIRPDSSVRLLCPFMEGGQGTYTAMAQIVGEELDADPATFLVDSAPPGEAYVVMENGMRITGGSMSVRMSYPTMRRLGALCRAMLMQAAADQWGVPVAELTTEPGKVLHTASGRSLAYGELAGRAMDLPVPDPASVKLRDPSQFRWIGKPVRRVDAYDKSTGKALYTIDIKVDGMLHAAVQHAPRLGMTVGSVRNEDQVKGLPGVHSVHHLPGAVAVVAERWWHAKRAVEALQVDWQEPASDSKVRPMPADFSSDAWRDHLAAQQGPARDDEHEGDIDGALANAKTKVEATYHNQYLNHAQLEPPSALARFNPDGSLEVWLPNQAPDMFRDDIAKRTGLAPAQITLHSPLLGGFFGRHFLYDSANPYPQAIALAKAVGRPVKLIWSREEEFLRDVLRPVAVVKFRAGLDADGLPVALEAVSATEGPTEALAGKQGDKIDPTALEGLSGKAYAIANKRIAQIYVKGPAMLGYWRSVGNSLNDFFYEAFLDELADKGGKDPFELRLHLLRDNPRLTTLLNAVGELSGGWKRGPFTADDGSKRARGVAMASPFGSQAAVIAEVSIEQGQVKVHDIWQAIDPGSIVNPAIIEAQVNGAVALGLSQTLVEEAVYLDGKPRARNYDLYPILPASRMARVHVRIVESGEKMGGIGEPPLPAVAPAVANAVAHLTGQRIRSLPLSRYTFS, from the coding sequence ATGAACGCGCCATTCGACAACCCCGCAAGCCTGCTCGACCTGCCCGTGGGTGCAGCCGTGAACCTGTCGCGCCGGCGCTTCTTGGCCGGGACCGCGATCGGTGCGCTGGTCATCGGCTTCGGGCTGCCCCTGGGCAGCGGGCGGGTGCAAGCGGCCACGGCAACGGCCAGCGAACGTGGCACCCAGGTACCGGCTTTCCTGGAAATCCGCCCGGACAGCAGCGTGCGCCTGTTGTGCCCGTTCATGGAGGGCGGCCAAGGCACCTACACCGCCATGGCGCAGATCGTGGGTGAAGAACTGGACGCCGACCCGGCCACCTTCCTGGTCGACAGTGCGCCCCCAGGCGAAGCCTACGTGGTGATGGAAAATGGCATGCGCATCACCGGAGGCAGCATGTCGGTGCGCATGAGCTACCCGACCATGCGCCGCCTCGGCGCCCTGTGCCGGGCCATGCTGATGCAGGCGGCCGCCGATCAATGGGGTGTGCCGGTCGCTGAACTGACCACGGAACCGGGCAAGGTGCTGCACACCGCCTCGGGCCGTTCGCTGGCATACGGTGAGCTGGCCGGGCGTGCCATGGACCTCCCGGTACCGGACCCCGCCAGCGTGAAACTGCGCGACCCCAGCCAGTTCCGCTGGATCGGCAAGCCGGTGCGGCGTGTCGACGCCTATGACAAGTCCACCGGCAAGGCGTTGTATACCATCGACATCAAGGTCGACGGCATGCTCCACGCCGCCGTTCAACACGCACCGCGCCTGGGCATGACCGTAGGCAGCGTGCGTAACGAGGACCAGGTCAAGGGCCTGCCAGGGGTGCATTCGGTGCACCATTTGCCGGGCGCGGTGGCGGTGGTCGCCGAACGCTGGTGGCACGCCAAACGTGCTGTCGAAGCACTCCAGGTCGATTGGCAGGAGCCGGCTTCGGACAGCAAGGTGCGCCCCATGCCGGCAGACTTTTCCAGCGATGCCTGGCGCGATCATCTTGCAGCCCAGCAAGGGCCCGCGCGCGACGATGAGCACGAAGGCGACATCGACGGCGCACTGGCCAATGCCAAGACCAAGGTCGAGGCCACCTACCACAACCAGTACCTCAACCACGCGCAGCTCGAGCCGCCGTCGGCGCTGGCGCGCTTCAACCCGGACGGGTCGCTGGAGGTGTGGCTGCCGAACCAGGCGCCAGACATGTTCCGCGACGACATCGCCAAGCGCACCGGCCTGGCCCCTGCGCAAATCACCCTGCATTCACCGCTGCTCGGCGGCTTCTTCGGCCGCCACTTCCTCTACGATTCAGCCAACCCCTACCCCCAGGCCATCGCCCTGGCCAAGGCCGTTGGCCGGCCGGTGAAGCTGATCTGGAGCCGCGAGGAGGAGTTCCTGCGCGATGTGCTGCGGCCGGTGGCTGTGGTCAAGTTCCGTGCTGGGCTGGATGCCGACGGCCTGCCCGTCGCCCTCGAGGCGGTGAGCGCCACCGAAGGCCCAACCGAGGCCCTGGCCGGCAAGCAAGGCGACAAGATCGACCCCACGGCGCTTGAAGGGCTCTCGGGCAAGGCCTACGCCATCGCTAACAAGCGCATCGCGCAGATCTACGTCAAGGGCCCGGCCATGCTGGGTTACTGGCGTTCGGTCGGCAATTCGCTGAACGACTTCTTCTACGAGGCCTTTCTCGACGAACTGGCCGACAAGGGTGGTAAGGATCCCTTCGAACTGCGCCTGCACCTGCTGCGCGACAACCCACGGCTGACCACCCTGCTGAACGCGGTCGGCGAGCTGTCCGGTGGCTGGAAACGCGGTCCGTTCACGGCCGACGATGGCAGCAAGCGTGCCCGCGGCGTAGCCATGGCCTCCCCGTTCGGCTCCCAAGCGGCCGTGATTGCCGAGGTATCGATCGAGCAAGGCCAGGTCAAGGTGCACGACATCTGGCAGGCCATCGACCCCGGCAGCATCGTCAACCCGGCGATCATCGAAGCCCAGGTCAATGGCGCCGTGGCCCTGGGCCTGTCGCAGACGCTGGTGGAAGAAGCGGTGTACCTCGACGGTAAACCACGCGCGCGCAACTACGACCTGTACCCGATCCTGCCGGCCTCGCGAATGGCCAGGGTGCATGTGCGCATCGTCGAAAGCGGCGAGAAGATGGGCGGGATCGGCGAGCCGCCACTGCCGGCAGTGGCGCCGGCAGTGGCCAATGCGGTGGCGCACCTTACCGGCCAGCGCATCCGCAGCCTGCCCCTGAGCCGTTACACCTTCAGCTGA